A window of Desulfobacterales bacterium contains these coding sequences:
- a CDS encoding UbiA family prenyltransferase, which yields MKSAVEIHSANQPPPRSLNGSLRVVAGIGRLHITAIAAMGVFTFGWLFTGSYPWFLTVVCALDWFIVNLTNRVVDIAEDSVNDIRHTDCVYHHRKRLLTLSMTLMVGSLAVVHMINPAITPLRIAGHLLGVFYNWPLLPGTRRLKEIYFWKNTASGAGFLITVFGYPLATAFWINEKHSFPPGITWTTVFLTAVFFSLFIQSYEILYDLRDIKGDALRGIRTYPVVHGERIAVLMIDTLIVASAVVLTLGYVRGVVPWRIFIMIAAPLLQIVVYKYALHRQELMAGCIRLTWMGAALFCIYHLWVLADLPGADF from the coding sequence ATGAAATCGGCTGTTGAAATCCATTCGGCAAACCAGCCACCCCCAAGAAGCTTAAATGGATCTTTGCGGGTAGTGGCCGGCATTGGCCGGCTTCACATCACGGCCATCGCGGCCATGGGCGTTTTTACCTTTGGCTGGCTGTTTACCGGAAGCTACCCCTGGTTCCTGACGGTTGTCTGTGCACTGGACTGGTTTATTGTCAACCTGACGAACCGCGTGGTGGACATCGCAGAAGACAGCGTCAACGACATCCGCCATACGGACTGCGTTTATCATCACCGCAAGCGCTTGCTGACTTTGAGCATGACGCTGATGGTCGGTTCGCTGGCGGTTGTACATATGATCAATCCGGCGATCACCCCGCTGAGGATTGCCGGCCACCTGTTGGGCGTCTTTTACAACTGGCCGCTGTTGCCGGGGACGCGCCGCTTGAAAGAGATCTACTTCTGGAAAAACACCGCCTCGGGCGCCGGTTTCTTAATTACGGTTTTCGGGTATCCCCTGGCGACCGCCTTCTGGATAAATGAGAAGCATTCCTTTCCGCCGGGAATCACCTGGACAACGGTCTTCCTGACCGCGGTATTCTTTTCCCTTTTTATTCAGAGCTACGAAATTCTTTATGATCTCCGAGATATAAAAGGAGATGCCCTCCGCGGCATCCGAACCTATCCGGTCGTCCATGGCGAACGGATCGCCGTCCTTATGATCGACACCCTGATTGTTGCGTCCGCCGTTGTTTTAACACTGGGCTATGTGCGGGGTGTTGTCCCCTGGCGCATTTTCATCATGATCGCCGCGCCCCTTCTCCAGATTGTCGTTTACAAATACGCCTTGCACCGGCAGGAGCTGATGGCAGGCTGTATCCGTCTTACATGGATGGGGGCAGCGCTTTTCTGTATTTATCATCTGTGGGTGCTGGCGGACCTGCCGGGAGCTGATTTTTAA
- a CDS encoding SPFH domain-containing protein: MAILNNLKRQLRSVIEWREPRPDTLFYQWSDNGDEIKNVSKLIVNPGQGCIFVYEGKIRSVLDKPCLVELETANIPFWTTIKKFMQSFESEHKVGIYYFRTSKVLNQKWGTLAPIKYEDPKFGFPVALKAFGNFSYRIVEPRDFFVNVVGGHNNFTTTDFRSIMSERLVHPITDHIAELRLSFTEIDAQREEIAQGMAEKLTADFAKLGFEITDFRIEGTNFDEETVRRIGRIADLTAEAQAIKAVGVDYAELMKLEALKEAAKNEGGGAGMGVGLGAGLGMGQAMAQSMTQKTAAAPASDTGSDPAAKLTQLKKMHEEGLITDEEYTAKKKQILDAF, from the coding sequence ATGGCCATCTTAAACAATCTCAAGCGGCAATTACGGTCCGTCATCGAGTGGCGTGAACCCAGGCCCGATACGCTTTTTTACCAGTGGAGCGACAACGGCGATGAAATCAAAAACGTCTCCAAGCTGATTGTCAATCCTGGCCAGGGCTGTATTTTCGTTTACGAAGGCAAGATCCGTTCGGTCTTGGACAAACCCTGTCTGGTGGAACTTGAAACAGCCAACATCCCCTTCTGGACCACCATCAAAAAATTCATGCAGTCTTTTGAAAGCGAGCACAAGGTCGGCATCTATTATTTCCGCACCAGCAAGGTGCTCAATCAGAAATGGGGGACCCTGGCGCCCATCAAATATGAAGACCCGAAATTCGGATTCCCGGTGGCACTGAAGGCTTTCGGCAATTTCAGCTACCGCATTGTTGAGCCGCGGGACTTTTTCGTCAACGTGGTGGGCGGACACAATAACTTCACCACCACCGATTTTCGCAGCATCATGAGCGAACGCCTGGTGCATCCCATCACCGACCACATCGCCGAACTCCGTTTGTCCTTCACGGAGATAGACGCTCAGCGTGAAGAAATCGCCCAGGGCATGGCCGAAAAATTGACCGCTGACTTTGCCAAGCTCGGCTTTGAAATCACGGACTTCCGCATCGAAGGAACCAATTTTGACGAGGAGACCGTCAGACGCATCGGTCGGATTGCCGACCTGACCGCCGAAGCCCAGGCCATCAAAGCGGTGGGGGTTGATTACGCCGAACTGATGAAGCTGGAAGCCCTCAAGGAAGCGGCTAAAAACGAAGGCGGCGGCGCCGGCATGGGGGTGGGGCTCGGGGCCGGCCTCGGCATGGGACAGGCCATGGCCCAGTCCATGACCCAAAAGACCGCGGCCGCACCAGCATCGGACACCGGCAGCGATCCGGCGGCAAAACTGACCCAGCTAAAAAAAATGCACGAAGAGGGTCTGATCACCGACGAGGAATATACCGCCAAGAAAAAACAGATCCTTGATGCTTTTTAG
- a CDS encoding carotenoid biosynthesis protein: protein MMLLELAGIFFSIFIVFGFAAKDPRPVRFLARAVIVSASAWMAEESCILLYRFYAYHPNWNLCLDQVPLLIVVTWPIIIFSAMELTSRIRIAHPVKGLFAGAAVVASDSLFIEPISVKAGLWQWTLPGLFNVPPIGILGWFFFALLSIGVLNTKRLKGPRTIHDTLLLVIPVLGTHFLLLLSWWGAFRWINFQLPIPAIVGVGWCVSFVMIATILKKQTGRGIRKRTLLLRIPAALFFFGLLVVKATAPLPLAAYAIAFVPPYVLLMLQQYRRHAT from the coding sequence ATGATGCTTCTGGAGCTGGCAGGAATCTTTTTCAGTATCTTTATTGTTTTTGGTTTTGCGGCCAAAGACCCTCGCCCCGTCCGCTTTTTGGCAAGGGCGGTCATTGTTTCCGCCTCAGCCTGGATGGCTGAAGAAAGCTGTATTCTGCTGTACCGTTTTTATGCTTATCACCCCAACTGGAATTTATGTTTAGATCAGGTCCCCCTGCTGATTGTTGTCACCTGGCCGATCATCATCTTCTCAGCCATGGAGTTGACGTCCCGCATTCGGATCGCGCACCCCGTAAAGGGCCTGTTTGCGGGCGCTGCCGTGGTTGCCAGCGATAGCTTATTTATCGAACCGATTTCCGTCAAGGCCGGACTTTGGCAATGGACGCTGCCGGGATTATTCAACGTGCCGCCCATCGGCATTCTGGGCTGGTTCTTTTTTGCGCTCCTGAGTATAGGCGTCTTGAACACCAAGCGCTTGAAGGGGCCCCGGACCATCCATGACACCCTGCTGCTTGTCATACCCGTATTGGGCACTCATTTTTTGCTGCTGCTCTCTTGGTGGGGGGCCTTTCGATGGATAAATTTTCAGTTGCCGATCCCGGCAATCGTCGGGGTCGGCTGGTGTGTTTCTTTTGTTATGATTGCCACCATTCTTAAAAAACAAACCGGCAGAGGAATAAGAAAAAGAACCCTGCTGCTGCGCATCCCGGCGGCCCTTTTCTTCTTTGGCTTGTTGGTGGTGAAAGCGACTGCCCCCCTCCCCCTGGCAGCTTATGCGATCGCTTTTGTGCCCCCTTATGTATTGCTCATGCTCCAACAGTATCGGCGCCATGCCACTTGA
- a CDS encoding adenine deaminase C-terminal domain-containing protein encodes MKTSSSLFNKSVPESRQLIDVALGREAADLAVVNASLLNVYTGEVLKNYAVCAKGRWIAYMGDNPGSIITAGTHVIDAQGCPLIPGLIDGHAHLAWMYTAAEFLKHVIPGGTTTIVTETMETFPVAGHDGVIDFLNSCKEQPVKIFATAPVMVSISQQARGISTDALRSLLERDDILGLGESYWQAVLQDPDSILPIFRQAQLFNKTLEGHTAGATAGKLVASVAAGISSCHEPITADEVLDRLRLGLNVMIREGSIRRDLQSISRIKDSGISFRRLSFVTDGIEPKDLLEKGYMEFVVQKAIDCGFDPVAAIRMATLNVAEHFSIDSLVGGIAPGRFADMLILPDLKTIKPRYVISNGRLVARDGRLLVTPRIHQFSQKSRKSVALPRELKPSDFSVPAKSGETKAGVRMIELITDLVTREKHETLAAAGGEIQADLDRDIIKVAAIDRTHVPGKMFTGFIRGFNLKSGAIASSGAWDTSDIVVVGTNSADMATAVNRIMALQGGAVVCSRGDILAEIPLPIMGIISELPMRDLAAKLEGLNAAISQLGVSLKNPLLTLITLTGAAIPYLRICEEGLVNLKDGRPLGLFID; translated from the coding sequence ATGAAAACCTCATCATCTTTGTTTAATAAAAGCGTCCCAGAATCCCGGCAACTGATAGATGTTGCCCTGGGCCGCGAGGCTGCCGACCTAGCCGTCGTCAATGCAAGTTTGCTGAACGTTTACACTGGAGAAGTTCTGAAAAACTACGCAGTCTGCGCCAAGGGAAGATGGATCGCCTATATGGGCGACAACCCCGGCAGCATCATTACTGCCGGCACTCATGTTATCGATGCCCAGGGCTGCCCGCTGATTCCCGGCCTTATCGACGGCCATGCCCACCTTGCCTGGATGTATACGGCCGCTGAATTTTTAAAACATGTCATCCCGGGGGGGACCACCACCATCGTTACTGAAACCATGGAAACGTTTCCCGTCGCCGGCCATGACGGTGTCATCGATTTTTTAAATTCCTGCAAAGAGCAGCCCGTTAAAATCTTTGCCACGGCGCCGGTAATGGTTTCCATCAGCCAACAGGCCCGGGGCATTTCCACGGACGCCTTACGTTCGCTTCTTGAAAGAGACGATATCCTAGGGCTGGGAGAATCTTACTGGCAGGCCGTACTCCAGGACCCGGACAGCATTCTGCCCATTTTTAGACAGGCGCAGCTTTTCAATAAAACCCTGGAGGGACACACCGCCGGAGCAACCGCCGGCAAATTGGTGGCCTCTGTTGCCGCCGGTATCTCCTCCTGTCATGAGCCCATCACCGCGGACGAAGTTTTAGACCGGCTGCGCCTGGGACTGAACGTCATGATCAGAGAGGGCAGCATTCGCAGAGACCTCCAATCCATTTCCCGGATAAAAGACAGCGGCATTAGCTTCAGGCGGCTTTCCTTCGTAACCGACGGGATTGAACCGAAAGATCTCCTTGAAAAAGGATACATGGAATTTGTCGTACAAAAGGCCATTGACTGCGGCTTTGACCCGGTTGCCGCCATCCGCATGGCCACACTAAACGTGGCGGAACATTTTTCAATAGACAGTCTTGTGGGCGGGATCGCCCCGGGCCGGTTTGCAGACATGCTTATCCTTCCCGACCTCAAGACCATTAAGCCCCGATATGTCATCAGCAACGGCCGGCTGGTCGCCCGGGACGGCCGTCTTCTGGTTACTCCCAGGATTCATCAGTTCAGCCAAAAGAGCCGGAAGAGCGTCGCCCTTCCCAGGGAACTGAAACCGTCGGATTTTTCCGTTCCGGCAAAAAGCGGTGAAACAAAAGCCGGCGTCAGAATGATTGAACTGATCACCGACCTGGTGACCCGAGAAAAACATGAAACGCTTGCCGCAGCCGGCGGCGAAATTCAGGCGGATCTTGATAGAGATATCATCAAAGTGGCTGCCATCGACCGGACCCATGTGCCCGGCAAAATGTTTACCGGCTTTATCAGGGGCTTTAACCTCAAATCCGGCGCCATTGCATCCAGCGGGGCCTGGGACACATCGGACATAGTGGTCGTGGGCACAAATAGTGCGGACATGGCAACGGCGGTAAACCGGATTATGGCCTTGCAGGGCGGCGCCGTTGTCTGCAGCCGCGGCGACATCCTGGCTGAAATTCCGCTGCCGATAATGGGTATCATTTCCGAGCTTCCCATGAGAGACCTGGCGGCGAAACTTGAAGGCTTGAACGCGGCAATTTCACAGTTGGGCGTTTCTTTAAAAAACCCCTTGTTGACGCTGATCACCCTTACCGGCGCCGCTATTCCCTATTTAAGGATCTGTGAAGAAGGCCTGGTGAATCTGAAAGACGGCCGGCCCCTTGGATTATTCATAGATTAA
- a CDS encoding tRNA (cytidine(34)-2'-O)-methyltransferase gives MLKNIHSRQAIEPDTERHVVLVTPEVHWNTGNVGRTCLGAGAFLHLVKPLGFSLDSREVKRAGLDYWSKVKLSVWDNFDDFLEKMSPQEEEMALFTKNGTRLFWSLSASKRLFLVFGPESKGLSSNMLSRYPHSSYRIPVSPEIRSLNLSTAVGIALYESLRFNSVSINEGNGFR, from the coding sequence ATGCTTAAAAACATCCACTCCCGGCAAGCTATTGAACCTGATACGGAACGCCATGTCGTCCTCGTCACCCCGGAAGTCCACTGGAATACCGGCAATGTCGGTCGGACCTGTCTGGGCGCCGGTGCGTTTCTGCACCTGGTAAAACCCCTGGGATTTTCCCTGGACAGCCGTGAAGTCAAGAGGGCCGGGCTGGATTACTGGTCAAAGGTAAAACTCTCGGTCTGGGATAATTTTGATGATTTTTTAGAAAAGATGTCGCCCCAAGAAGAGGAAATGGCCTTATTTACCAAAAACGGAACCCGGCTTTTCTGGTCGCTCTCTGCATCAAAACGATTGTTTCTTGTGTTTGGCCCGGAATCCAAAGGATTGTCCAGTAACATGCTTTCGCGCTACCCCCATTCAAGCTATCGCATTCCCGTCTCCCCGGAGATCAGGTCATTGAATCTGTCAACGGCGGTTGGGATTGCACTTTATGAAAGTTTGAGGTTTAATTCCGTATCTATTAACGAAGGAAACGGTTTTCGCTAA
- a CDS encoding PDDEXK nuclease domain-containing protein, producing the protein MTNKPKSPDTSLDVHYDSVLGDISNVIDAARRSAARSINYIMTAAYWLAGRRIVESEQEGEKRATYGEELLKRLSVDLGKRYGRGFGVDNLQRFRAFYLVYPPERIYATLSRKLPDEDQIGKYATPLRISQTKSMDKPDGSILQTPSAELALVEIARCFHLPWSAYVRLLSVKNENARGFYETEALRGGWSVRQLDRQINSQFYERTALSRNKTAMLSKGQKALPEDTVLPEEEIKDPFMLEFLGLKDEYSETDLEEALIRHLETFLLELGGDFCFIGRQKRLRIGDEWYRVDLLFFHRRLRCLVIIDLKLGKFTHSDAGQMHLYLNYAREHWVHKDENPPVGLILCARKDEAVARYALEGLPNKVMASEYRTALPDEKELAAEIERTQALLQDRKRTALTLRPAIRTKKGKKTTRSSAGRKGAAKGPKGS; encoded by the coding sequence ATGACGAATAAACCAAAAAGTCCGGATACGAGTTTGGATGTCCATTACGATTCGGTCCTTGGGGACATCTCCAATGTCATTGATGCGGCCAGAAGGTCTGCAGCCCGTTCGATAAATTACATCATGACTGCGGCTTATTGGCTGGCCGGAAGGCGTATCGTGGAGTCCGAACAGGAAGGCGAGAAACGCGCCACGTACGGAGAGGAATTGCTCAAACGGTTGTCGGTCGATCTTGGCAAACGTTATGGACGTGGGTTCGGAGTTGATAATCTCCAGCGATTTCGCGCCTTCTACCTCGTTTACCCCCCAGAACGAATTTACGCGACACTGTCGCGTAAATTGCCTGATGAAGACCAGATCGGGAAATACGCAACGCCGTTGCGTATTTCTCAAACGAAATCAATGGACAAACCTGACGGTTCAATTCTCCAGACACCGTCTGCAGAATTGGCCCTTGTCGAGATTGCGCGCTGTTTCCATCTACCCTGGTCTGCCTATGTCCGCTTGCTTTCGGTGAAAAATGAAAATGCCAGGGGCTTCTACGAAACCGAAGCTTTGCGCGGCGGCTGGTCGGTGCGGCAACTCGACCGGCAGATTAATTCCCAGTTCTACGAACGGACAGCCCTTTCCCGCAACAAAACCGCCATGTTGAGCAAGGGGCAAAAGGCGCTGCCTGAAGATACTGTTCTTCCTGAAGAAGAAATCAAAGACCCTTTTATGCTGGAATTTCTTGGCCTCAAGGACGAATATTCCGAAACCGACCTGGAAGAGGCGCTTATCCGACATCTGGAGACCTTTCTCTTGGAGTTGGGCGGCGATTTCTGCTTTATCGGCAGACAGAAGCGCCTTCGCATCGGTGACGAATGGTATCGGGTGGACCTGCTCTTTTTCCATCGTCGCCTGCGATGCCTGGTGATCATCGACCTGAAGCTCGGCAAATTCACCCACTCCGATGCCGGTCAGATGCACCTTTATCTCAACTATGCGCGGGAACACTGGGTTCACAAGGATGAAAATCCACCCGTGGGGCTGATCCTTTGCGCCCGAAAAGATGAGGCCGTCGCCCGGTACGCCCTTGAAGGGCTCCCTAACAAGGTGATGGCCTCGGAGTATCGGACGGCACTGCCGGATGAAAAGGAACTGGCGGCCGAGATTGAACGGACACAGGCTTTGCTGCAGGATCGAAAAAGAACCGCTTTGACTTTGCGCCCGGCAATTAGGACAAAAAAAGGTAAAAAAACCACGCGGAGCTCAGCAGGCAGAAAAGGGGCTGCAAAGGGGCCAAAGGGATCATAA
- a CDS encoding zf-TFIIB domain-containing protein, which yields MASCCSCSAPLPADTSRCGYCGTRNDMNFAAINHFAVSREESGRQCPHCQIFLQSIRPTPDSAFVLERCEICFGLFFDPGEVQAFLEASVTKAFEVNFKEIVNINRERADKDRQVRYIKCPECGKFMNRVNFGYRSGVVMDQCRQHGVWMDNGELIHLMEWKNAGGQLLDERQKTQRLKEEQRKARTAAAKKTGAGAISFDNRIDDAPGDLAQAAFSLLSKFFG from the coding sequence ATGGCCAGCTGTTGCAGTTGTTCAGCCCCGCTTCCTGCCGACACCAGTCGCTGCGGTTATTGCGGTACACGCAATGACATGAATTTTGCTGCCATTAATCACTTTGCGGTTTCCCGGGAAGAGTCCGGACGGCAATGCCCCCATTGTCAGATTTTCCTCCAGTCCATCCGCCCGACGCCGGACAGCGCCTTTGTTCTCGAACGCTGCGAAATCTGCTTCGGGCTGTTTTTCGATCCGGGTGAGGTACAGGCATTTCTCGAGGCTTCGGTGACGAAGGCTTTCGAAGTCAATTTCAAGGAGATTGTCAACATCAACCGGGAGCGCGCCGACAAAGACCGGCAGGTCCGCTATATCAAATGCCCGGAATGCGGCAAATTCATGAACCGGGTCAATTTCGGCTACCGCAGCGGCGTGGTCATGGACCAGTGCAGGCAGCACGGCGTCTGGATGGACAACGGTGAGCTCATCCATCTGATGGAATGGAAAAACGCCGGCGGACAGTTGCTGGACGAGCGCCAAAAGACTCAGCGCTTAAAAGAAGAACAGCGCAAGGCCCGGACGGCTGCCGCCAAAAAAACCGGCGCCGGCGCCATCTCCTTTGACAACCGCATTGACGACGCCCCCGGCGACCTGGCCCAGGCAGCCTTTTCCCTCCTGTCAAAATTCTTCGGGTGA
- a CDS encoding helix-turn-helix domain-containing protein, which yields MTAEERWVGVDDVATHLGVAKHSVYRWIEQRALPSHRVGRLFRFKLSEIDEWVNSGGAGYKKPDSRENH from the coding sequence ATTACTGCTGAAGAACGCTGGGTTGGCGTCGATGATGTGGCCACCCACCTTGGGGTTGCCAAACACTCTGTGTATAGATGGATCGAACAGCGGGCGCTTCCATCTCACCGGGTGGGGCGGCTCTTTCGTTTCAAGTTATCCGAAATAGACGAGTGGGTGAATTCCGGCGGAGCCGGCTACAAAAAACCTGATTCCAGGGAAAATCACTAA
- a CDS encoding zinc ribbon domain-containing protein, which yields MFIIAGISPRIKTLDGTPRICPSCGLAQAYLKRSDSYFSLFFIPLFRVKKGESFIRCERCETVVSDKAAPFRTWKAQRTNQCKSCGKTMDKGFVYCPYCGKPVA from the coding sequence ATGTTTATCATCGCCGGCATCTCACCCAGAATAAAAACGCTTGACGGCACGCCCCGCATTTGTCCGTCCTGCGGACTGGCCCAGGCTTATCTCAAGAGGTCCGACAGCTATTTCAGCCTTTTTTTTATTCCACTTTTTCGCGTCAAAAAAGGGGAGTCGTTTATCCGTTGTGAACGTTGTGAAACCGTCGTGTCGGATAAGGCCGCCCCCTTTCGCACTTGGAAGGCCCAACGCACAAATCAATGCAAAAGCTGCGGAAAAACGATGGATAAAGGATTTGTCTACTGCCCCTACTGTGGGAAACCAGTTGCTTAA
- a CDS encoding YkgJ family cysteine cluster protein: MELDIKLKLLERMYQLYDDSLASYDLACRKFCLDCCTRNVTITTLEGYQIIRHLLFHDQLKFLERLKADVSLPRFQPRTTTNRIARLCAAGDDIPAEETDSDRGACPLLEDSLCRIYAVRPFGCRCLVSIKKCADTGCAEVDDFLLSVNTVFLQYIEHIDMKGRSGNLIDVLLWMESEKNRQIYEGGALPESEMIGNQPIPFLFVPPKHRDRMKPIINALQSL; the protein is encoded by the coding sequence TTGGAACTTGATATAAAGCTGAAACTGCTGGAACGGATGTATCAATTATACGACGATAGTCTCGCATCCTATGACCTGGCCTGCCGGAAATTTTGTTTGGACTGCTGTACCCGTAATGTCACAATCACTACCCTGGAGGGGTATCAGATTATCAGGCATTTATTATTTCATGACCAGCTGAAATTTTTAGAGAGACTGAAGGCAGATGTGTCGCTTCCGCGCTTTCAGCCCCGCACCACCACGAACCGGATTGCCCGGCTGTGCGCGGCGGGAGATGATATTCCGGCTGAAGAAACCGATTCCGACAGGGGCGCCTGTCCCTTGCTGGAAGACAGCCTGTGCCGCATTTATGCGGTCCGGCCGTTCGGGTGCCGCTGCCTGGTTTCTATAAAAAAATGCGCTGACACCGGCTGTGCCGAAGTGGATGACTTTCTGCTGAGCGTAAACACCGTGTTCCTGCAATATATTGAACATATCGATATGAAAGGCCGGTCCGGGAATCTTATCGATGTGCTGCTCTGGATGGAATCGGAAAAAAACCGTCAGATTTATGAAGGGGGCGCCCTGCCGGAAAGCGAAATGATCGGCAACCAGCCGATCCCATTTCTGTTTGTCCCGCCGAAACACCGGGACAGAATGAAACCGATCATAAACGCGCTGCAGTCGCTTTAA
- a CDS encoding amidohydrolase family protein — MIIDFHTHIFPGKIRENREKYFPAETAFSLLYSLPKSKLIGAQELIAVMDAQEIDKAVVFGFPWKNPKTLSDHNDYIAESIERFPTRLIGFCCLDPFSEEAVTEAQRCLAGSFSGVGELAYYQSGFDEGSINRLAPIMEICRQADVPVLIHTNKPIGHKYPGKVPMTFPQLYGLIRKFPENKIVLAHWGGGLFFFHLVKKEIKESLQNIYFDTAASPFLYDPKVYSIAVQIVGPEKILFGSDYPLIKPAKYFKEMEAAGLSPDETRRILGKNAAELLKI, encoded by the coding sequence ATGATCATCGATTTTCATACGCATATTTTTCCCGGGAAGATCCGCGAGAACAGGGAGAAGTATTTTCCTGCCGAGACGGCGTTTTCATTGCTTTACAGTTTGCCGAAGTCAAAATTGATTGGGGCGCAGGAGCTGATCGCGGTGATGGACGCACAGGAAATCGACAAGGCCGTCGTCTTTGGTTTCCCCTGGAAAAACCCCAAGACCCTGAGCGATCATAACGACTATATCGCTGAATCAATAGAAAGATTTCCAACGCGTCTGATCGGTTTTTGCTGTCTGGATCCATTCAGTGAGGAAGCTGTAACCGAAGCGCAGCGCTGTCTGGCGGGAAGTTTTTCCGGCGTCGGTGAGCTTGCATATTATCAGTCTGGGTTTGATGAGGGGTCCATTAATCGTTTGGCGCCCATTATGGAGATCTGCCGGCAGGCCGATGTGCCGGTTCTGATTCATACCAATAAGCCCATCGGTCATAAATATCCCGGCAAAGTTCCCATGACGTTTCCGCAGCTCTATGGGCTGATACGGAAGTTTCCTGAAAACAAGATCGTTCTGGCCCACTGGGGCGGGGGACTGTTTTTCTTCCATCTGGTAAAAAAGGAAATCAAGGAAAGCCTGCAAAATATTTATTTTGATACGGCTGCATCCCCCTTTCTATATGATCCCAAGGTTTACAGCATTGCCGTTCAAATTGTGGGCCCTGAAAAAATTTTGTTCGGCAGCGACTATCCGTTGATCAAGCCTGCCAAATATTTCAAGGAAATGGAAGCAGCCGGACTTTCGCCGGATGAAACCCGGCGTATTCTGGGGAAAAATGCCGCCGAGCTGTTAAAAATTTAA